In Bdellovibrio bacteriovorus, the genomic stretch TCACACCCACAGTTTCAACTTCGCCGGCGAAGGCCAAAGAGCTTGTGAATAAAAAAGCAAAGATTAATTTTTTCATAAATTCTCCAATATTTTTTAAAAAACTATCATTTACTGACTTCTAAACTTTAGAAGTGGCTCATAAAATTGAAAGCTCCGCCACCGCCAATAGTTGCACCCACTTCAATCAGAATATTTCTGTAAAATAAGCGCACGAACTGCGTTGTCTCGATAGAGCTGTCATTTTTCTTTTCAAATTGTACAATCAACCACGTATTTAACTCATTAAACTCTGCCAAATACGGAGCCACGCCACCGCGCAATTTTGTTTGTTCAAAATCAGTGCGCTGAATATCAGAGTCTTCACGGAAGTATTTCGTGTATTGAAAAGATGTGTAGTATCTGCGATCTTCCCAATCCACATCGGCAGAAACCAGTGTGACACCTTTGACTTCGTCATAGGAGCGATCCGTACCATACCCGGCACTCAAATAAATATTTCCTTGAGAGTCTTCATTGTTCCAGCGCTTTGCGAGAAAATTCAAACGAGGCACCGTGTACTCGGCCTCTTCCGTCTTAAAATACATAAGCCCCGCCGCCAAACGACTGGTCATAGAATATGTTAGAAGCATCTCGTTCTCGTTTTCCTTATTGTAGGACATAAGAGAAAAGGCACCCGCGAATGAAACAGGATGTGCTTGCGCCGTCGTAGCTATCAGAAATAAAGGCCCGAGAAGCCATATCCACATTTTACTCATCTTAAAACTTCCTTCTTGTATGCGCTTTCAACCTTCATTAGGATGGAGACGAATAACTTGTGACAGGCGTATGAAAATAAATTTGCAAGAATGTACAGATGAAGAACTCTTACTAAAGCTCGCTGAAGGTGAAACGAAGGCTTTAGATATTCTCTATTTAAGACATTCTGGCCGCGTGCTTTCCTATGCTCTTAAAAGAGGCCTTCCTCAGGAACGTGCGGAAGATCTTTTGCAGATCGTTTTCTTACAGGTTCATCGAAAAAAGCACCTCTATGATTCTCGTTATAAGGCCCTAGCCTGGATCTACGTCATTACCCGTAGCGAGCTAAAAGATTACAGAAATCGAGAAATTAAGGATTTTTCTGAATGGAACGATTCTTTGTCACAAACGGACGGCGCGGTTCCTATGCTAGAAGAGAAAGAGGAAGCGGCGACACTTTTAGCCGAGCTCAAGCCTCGGGAACAAGAGGTCATGAAACTGAGGTATTTGGACGAACTGGAATACGAGGAGATTGCTGAAGTCTTAAAAATGTCTGAAAGCAATATCCGACAGATTGTCAGCCGCAGTTTAAAATTGTTGCGTGGATTAGGAAAGAAGAGTTAGGAGGTCATAATGAAAGACGTAAAAAAAGATTTCGAGTCTTTTGCTAATGATACTGCTGAAACCAGCGGCTCTTCTTTTGTTTTACAAAAAATCCATGCACAACTGGAGGCCGAACGCTCTCCGACC encodes the following:
- a CDS encoding RNA polymerase sigma factor encodes the protein MKINLQECTDEELLLKLAEGETKALDILYLRHSGRVLSYALKRGLPQERAEDLLQIVFLQVHRKKHLYDSRYKALAWIYVITRSELKDYRNREIKDFSEWNDSLSQTDGAVPMLEEKEEAATLLAELKPREQEVMKLRYLDELEYEEIAEVLKMSESNIRQIVSRSLKLLRGLGKKS